A window of Microvirgula aerodenitrificans DSM 15089 contains these coding sequences:
- a CDS encoding GlsB/YeaQ/YmgE family stress response membrane protein, which yields MGWIITILAGALIGWLASKVMGTDAQQGAIANILVGIIGSALGKWIFGDLLGIGSAYAAGGFSIAGLVFGILGAVVLIFLLKMVGIFK from the coding sequence ATGGGCTGGATTATCACGATACTGGCAGGCGCACTGATCGGCTGGCTGGCCAGCAAGGTGATGGGCACCGATGCCCAGCAGGGTGCGATCGCCAACATTCTGGTCGGCATTATCGGCTCGGCGCTCGGCAAGTGGATCTTCGGCGATCTGCTCGGCATCGGCTCGGCCTATGCCGCAGGCGGGTTCTCCATTGCCGGGCTGGTCTTCGGCATCCTGGGGGCTGTGGTGCTGATCTTCCTGCTGAAGATGGTCGGCATATTCAAGTAA
- the orn gene encoding oligoribonuclease, with protein MAQDQNHLIWLDMEMTGLNPDSDRVIELAVVITDSELNTVAESPVLVVHQSDAVLDGMDAWNKGTHGRSGLIEKVRASTLDEAAAQAQMLAFLQQHVPAKASPMCGNSICQDRRFMARWMPELEAHFHYRNLDVSTLKELCKRWKPEIAKGMKKHGKHEALADIYESIEEMKYYREHFIKL; from the coding sequence ATGGCACAAGACCAAAACCACCTGATATGGCTCGACATGGAAATGACCGGGCTGAATCCGGACAGCGACCGCGTGATTGAACTGGCTGTCGTCATTACCGACAGCGAACTCAATACCGTGGCCGAGTCGCCGGTGCTGGTCGTTCACCAGAGCGACGCCGTGCTCGACGGCATGGACGCCTGGAACAAGGGCACCCATGGCCGCAGCGGCCTGATCGAAAAGGTCAGGGCATCGACGCTGGACGAAGCCGCCGCGCAGGCGCAGATGCTGGCTTTCCTGCAGCAGCACGTGCCGGCCAAGGCATCGCCGATGTGCGGCAACTCGATCTGCCAGGACCGCCGCTTCATGGCGCGCTGGATGCCGGAACTGGAAGCCCACTTCCATTACCGCAACCTTGACGTGTCGACGCTGAAGGAACTGTGCAAGCGCTGGAAGCCGGAAATTGCCAAGGGCATGAAAAAGCACGGCAAGCACGAAGCCCTGGCCGACATCTACGAGTCGATCGAGGAAATGAAGTACTACCGCGAGCATTTCATCAAGCTGTGA
- the pgi gene encoding glucose-6-phosphate isomerase, translating into MASLLANDINLTPVWAQLHHHQRATRPVHMRDLFEADPQRFEHFSIELDGFLLDYSKNRVTARTMELLTELARTAGLGDWMRRLRDGEPVNVSEHRAVMHMALRAGEHDHYCVDGIDVVPDVHATLARCFDFARRVRDGEWLGHDGRRIADVVNIGIGGSDLGPMLVDSALRPFASEAVRVHFVSNLDGAQLMQTLAHCDPATTLFIVASKSFTTPETLANAEAARDWFLRTATAADVARHFVAVSTNTPAVCRFGIDPANMFGFWDWVGGRYSVWSAIGLPVMIAVGEAHFRDFLAGAREMDAHFFSAPFERNIPVVMGLLGVWYNTFYGAHTHAIMPYSQGLARLPAYLQQLDMESNGKRVGRYGEKLDFDTGPVIWGEVGVNSQHAFFQLLHQGTRLVPCDFILPLSSQYPVGDHHRQLVANCLAQTEALMRGKTVAEALAQLEDEGVSGDTLDMLLPQKVFPGNQPSNTLVLDALCPRSLGMLLAAYEHKVFVEGVIWGINSFDQWGVEYGKLLARRIAPELAGDGPLSHDGSTNALIERYRRRGQ; encoded by the coding sequence ATGGCCTCCCTGCTCGCCAACGACATCAACCTCACGCCGGTCTGGGCGCAACTGCACCATCATCAGCGTGCGACCCGCCCGGTGCACATGCGCGACCTGTTCGAGGCCGACCCGCAGCGCTTTGAACATTTCTCCATCGAACTCGACGGCTTCCTGCTCGATTACTCGAAAAACCGGGTGACGGCGCGGACGATGGAGCTGCTGACCGAACTGGCGCGCACGGCCGGGCTCGGCGACTGGATGCGGCGCCTGCGCGACGGCGAACCGGTCAATGTCAGCGAGCATCGTGCCGTCATGCACATGGCACTGCGCGCCGGCGAGCACGACCACTACTGCGTCGACGGCATCGATGTGGTGCCGGACGTGCATGCCACGCTGGCACGCTGTTTCGATTTTGCCCGCCGCGTGCGCGACGGCGAGTGGCTGGGGCATGACGGCCGGCGCATCGCCGATGTGGTCAATATCGGCATCGGCGGTTCCGATCTCGGGCCGATGCTGGTCGACAGCGCGCTGCGCCCGTTCGCCAGCGAGGCGGTGCGGGTGCATTTCGTCTCCAATCTCGATGGCGCGCAGCTGATGCAGACGCTGGCGCATTGCGATCCGGCCACCACGCTGTTCATCGTTGCCTCGAAATCGTTCACCACCCCGGAAACGCTGGCCAATGCCGAAGCGGCCCGCGACTGGTTCCTGCGCACGGCAACGGCCGCCGACGTGGCGCGCCACTTCGTCGCCGTGTCGACCAATACTCCGGCGGTGTGCCGCTTCGGCATTGATCCGGCCAATATGTTCGGTTTCTGGGACTGGGTCGGCGGGCGCTATTCGGTCTGGTCGGCCATTGGCCTGCCGGTGATGATCGCCGTTGGCGAGGCGCACTTTCGCGATTTTCTTGCCGGCGCCCGCGAGATGGACGCGCACTTTTTCTCGGCGCCGTTCGAACGCAACATCCCGGTGGTGATGGGCCTGCTTGGCGTCTGGTACAACACCTTCTACGGGGCGCATACCCACGCCATCATGCCGTACAGCCAGGGCCTGGCCCGGTTGCCGGCCTATCTGCAGCAGCTGGACATGGAGTCCAACGGCAAGCGTGTCGGTCGCTATGGCGAGAAACTCGATTTCGATACCGGCCCGGTGATCTGGGGCGAGGTCGGCGTCAACAGCCAGCATGCGTTTTTCCAGTTGCTGCATCAGGGTACGCGGCTGGTGCCGTGCGATTTCATCCTGCCGCTGTCCAGCCAGTACCCGGTTGGCGACCATCACCGGCAACTGGTGGCGAACTGCCTGGCGCAGACCGAGGCGCTGATGCGCGGCAAGACCGTGGCCGAAGCGCTGGCGCAGCTGGAAGACGAGGGCGTCTCTGGCGACACGCTGGACATGCTGCTGCCGCAGAAGGTCTTTCCGGGCAATCAGCCGTCCAATACCCTGGTGCTGGATGCGCTGTGCCCGCGCTCGCTCGGCATGCTGCTGGCCGCTTATGAGCACAAGGTGTTTGTCGAAGGCGTGATCTGGGGCATCAATTCGTTTGACCAGTGGGGGGTCGAGTACGGCAAGCTGCTGGCCCGGCGCATCGCGCCGGAACTGGCGGGCGATGGTCCGCTGAGCCATGACGGTTCGACCAATGCCCTGATCGAACGCTATCGCCGGAGAGGCCAATGA
- the rsgA gene encoding ribosome small subunit-dependent GTPase A, translating to MTQSAGQIIRSHGRRYVVEADDGNTYDCSTRGKRSDYAAGDRVDLQISNGEQAVIERAQPRRSLLYRQDDFRQKLIAANVTQLVVVLAAVPTPSREFLDRALIAAEAADIAALIVLNKTDLPETPAARELLGFYREIGYPVLELSALGDISPLRERLTGQTTVLIGQSGMGKSTLTNALLPSAQARVGDISTALDSGRHTTTHATLYHLDADSHLIDSPGLQEFGLMHLDATQVIHYFPEMRELAGRCRFHNCAHLVEPGCGLIAASSAGEIAAVRLPLLQKLTRMLQR from the coding sequence GTGACGCAATCGGCCGGACAGATCATCAGAAGCCATGGTCGACGCTATGTGGTCGAAGCCGACGATGGCAACACCTACGACTGCAGCACGCGCGGCAAGCGTTCCGACTACGCCGCCGGCGACCGGGTCGACCTGCAGATCAGCAATGGCGAGCAGGCGGTCATCGAACGGGCGCAGCCGCGCCGCAGCCTGCTGTACCGGCAGGACGATTTCCGCCAGAAGCTGATCGCGGCCAATGTCACCCAGCTGGTCGTGGTACTGGCCGCCGTGCCGACCCCGTCGCGGGAATTCCTCGACCGGGCGCTGATCGCCGCCGAGGCGGCCGATATCGCGGCACTGATCGTCCTGAACAAGACCGACCTGCCGGAAACGCCGGCCGCGCGCGAGCTGCTGGGCTTCTATCGCGAGATCGGCTACCCGGTGCTGGAACTGTCGGCACTGGGCGACATCTCGCCGCTGCGCGAACGGCTGACCGGTCAGACCACGGTGCTGATCGGCCAGTCCGGCATGGGCAAGTCCACGCTGACCAACGCCCTGCTGCCGTCGGCACAGGCCCGGGTCGGCGATATTTCCACCGCGCTGGATTCCGGCCGCCATACCACCACCCATGCGACGCTGTATCACCTGGACGCCGACAGCCACCTGATCGATTCGCCCGGACTGCAGGAATTCGGCCTGATGCATCTCGATGCAACCCAGGTCATTCACTACTTCCCGGAAATGCGCGAGCTGGCCGGTCGCTGCCGCTTCCACAACTGCGCGCACCTGGTCGAGCCGGGCTGCGGGCTGATCGCGGCCAGTTCCGCCGGCGAGATCGCGGCCGTCCGGCTGCCCCTGCTGCAGAAACTTACCCGCATGCTGCAGCGTTGA
- a CDS encoding DUF2147 domain-containing protein, which produces MKKIAAALMGTLLLVGLARADEAIVGTWKTIDDETRQPKALVQITDNGGEYQGRIVKLFHNPDARCDQCDGDRKDKPIQGMTILWGLKKSGDSYEGGKILDPKKGKIYSSKARLQDSGKKLEVRGFLGVSLLGRTQTWERQ; this is translated from the coding sequence ATGAAGAAGATCGCTGCTGCGCTGATGGGGACATTGCTGCTGGTCGGACTGGCGCGTGCCGACGAAGCCATTGTCGGAACCTGGAAGACCATCGATGACGAAACCAGACAGCCGAAGGCGCTGGTGCAGATTACCGACAACGGTGGCGAATACCAGGGCCGGATCGTCAAGCTGTTCCACAATCCGGACGCCAGATGCGACCAGTGCGATGGCGATCGCAAGGACAAGCCGATCCAGGGCATGACCATTCTCTGGGGCCTGAAAAAGTCCGGCGACAGCTATGAAGGCGGCAAGATCCTCGACCCGAAAAAGGGCAAGATCTACAGCAGCAAGGCCAGACTGCAGGACAGCGGCAAGAAGCTCGAAGTGCGCGGTTTCCTCGGCGTGTCGCTGCTCGGTCGTACCCAGACCTGGGAACGGCAGTAA
- a CDS encoding beta-ketoacyl-ACP reductase — MTRIALVTGGMGGIGTAICKALAQAGHIVITTYSRPGKETAWLADMKEQGFDVHAYQCDVTDFDACSALIAKIQSEVGPVDVLVNNAGITRDGVLRKMDKASWDAVMSTNLDSVFNMTRPLIEGMCERGFGRIISISSINGQKGQLGQTNYSAAKAGMHGFSMALAQEVARKGVTVNTVSPGYIGTDMVMAVPAEVREKIVAQIPLGRLGKPEEIAGLVAYLASDLAGFMTGADLAMNGGQHMM, encoded by the coding sequence ATGACACGAATTGCTCTCGTCACCGGCGGTATGGGGGGGATTGGCACTGCCATCTGCAAGGCACTTGCCCAGGCCGGTCATATCGTCATCACGACCTATTCCCGCCCCGGCAAGGAAACGGCCTGGCTGGCCGATATGAAAGAGCAGGGATTCGATGTCCACGCCTATCAATGCGACGTCACCGATTTCGATGCCTGCAGTGCCCTGATCGCGAAAATCCAGTCCGAAGTCGGCCCGGTCGACGTGCTGGTCAATAATGCCGGGATTACCCGTGACGGCGTGCTGCGGAAAATGGACAAGGCGTCGTGGGACGCCGTCATGTCGACCAACCTCGACAGCGTTTTCAACATGACGCGGCCGCTGATCGAAGGCATGTGCGAGCGCGGTTTCGGCCGGATCATCAGTATTTCGTCGATCAATGGCCAGAAGGGCCAGCTCGGCCAGACCAACTACTCGGCGGCCAAGGCCGGCATGCACGGCTTCAGCATGGCGCTGGCGCAGGAAGTCGCCCGCAAGGGCGTGACGGTCAACACCGTCAGCCCGGGCTATATCGGCACCGACATGGTGATGGCGGTCCCGGCCGAAGTCCGCGAAAAGATCGTCGCCCAGATCCCGCTGGGCAGGCTCGGCAAGCCGGAGGAAATTGCCGGGCTGGTCGCCTATCTGGCCAGCGACCTGGCCGGTTTCATGACCGGCGCCGATCTGGCGATGAACGGCGGGCAACACATGATGTAA
- a CDS encoding 4a-hydroxytetrahydrobiopterin dehydratase — MNRLARERCSPQHAHTRLEAEEIPSLLEALSESWRLDGDALVRRFDFANYHETMAFVNASAWISHREDHHPDLSVHYNRVEVSYSTHDAGGLTRNDFICAAKLDVLDSL, encoded by the coding sequence ATGAACCGACTTGCCCGCGAGCGCTGCTCGCCCCAGCATGCCCACACCCGGCTGGAGGCGGAAGAAATTCCGTCCCTGCTGGAAGCCCTGTCCGAATCCTGGCGCCTCGACGGCGATGCGCTGGTCCGCCGCTTCGACTTCGCCAACTATCACGAGACCATGGCCTTCGTGAATGCCAGCGCGTGGATCTCGCACCGCGAGGACCATCATCCGGACCTGTCCGTGCATTACAACCGGGTGGAAGTCTCCTACTCGACCCATGATGCCGGCGGTCTGACCCGCAACGATTTCATCTGCGCCGCCAAGCTCGACGTACTGGACAGCCTGTGA
- the apaG gene encoding Co2+/Mg2+ efflux protein ApaG, with protein MQNNKYAITVEPQSFYIENQSAPDDGQYVFAYRIRITNAGTVSAQLQARHWIITDDTGHVEEVHGEGVVGEKPTLAPGESFEYVSGAGIGTPYGTMRGSYQMLATDGTPFEAEIPEFTLLGPRVLH; from the coding sequence ATGCAGAACAACAAATACGCCATCACGGTCGAACCGCAGTCGTTCTACATCGAAAACCAGTCTGCGCCGGACGATGGCCAGTACGTGTTCGCCTACCGCATCCGCATCACCAATGCCGGTACGGTATCCGCGCAATTGCAGGCCAGACACTGGATTATCACCGACGATACCGGCCATGTTGAGGAAGTTCATGGCGAAGGCGTGGTCGGCGAAAAGCCGACACTGGCGCCGGGAGAGTCGTTCGAGTATGTCAGCGGCGCCGGTATCGGCACGCCGTACGGCACCATGCGCGGCAGCTACCAGATGCTCGCCACCGACGGCACGCCGTTCGAGGCCGAGATCCCCGAATTCACCCTTCTTGGCCCGCGCGTGTTGCATTGA
- a CDS encoding PhzF family phenazine biosynthesis protein, which produces MPSYRFHLVNVFAETPFGGNPLAVFEPADGLDSTTMQAIAAQMNLSETTFVFPATEGGDARVRIFTPGYELPFAGHPVLGTAAVLARLRGLSASVRLEMAAGMFPIVLGEGGYAQLTAKPAQVRPFTGEQDALADMLGLGAGALRDARFVNTGTEQLLIELTSRDAVLACRPSAAGIDALCRNVTGAAMAYVWHVDGAVATVRLFFTHNGQVIEDPGTGSACANLGGWLASDGRRGLHWRLEQGHALNRPNVLDLEVDAAGVIRVGGRVMPVGSGQIDL; this is translated from the coding sequence ATGCCGAGTTACCGCTTCCATCTGGTCAACGTTTTTGCTGAAACGCCGTTCGGCGGCAATCCGCTGGCGGTATTCGAACCGGCCGACGGACTCGACAGCACGACCATGCAGGCGATTGCCGCGCAGATGAACCTGTCCGAGACCACCTTCGTTTTTCCGGCCACCGAGGGGGGCGATGCCCGCGTGCGCATCTTCACCCCCGGCTACGAACTGCCGTTCGCCGGCCATCCGGTACTGGGCACGGCCGCCGTACTGGCGCGGTTGCGCGGGCTGAGTGCATCGGTCCGGCTGGAAATGGCGGCCGGAATGTTCCCGATTGTGCTGGGTGAAGGGGGGTATGCGCAGTTGACTGCCAAACCGGCGCAGGTGCGCCCGTTCACGGGCGAGCAGGATGCACTGGCCGACATGCTGGGCCTCGGCGCCGGGGCGCTGCGCGATGCAAGATTCGTCAATACCGGCACCGAGCAATTGCTGATCGAACTGACCAGCCGCGATGCGGTGCTGGCCTGCCGGCCGTCGGCGGCCGGCATCGACGCGCTGTGCCGCAATGTGACCGGGGCGGCGATGGCCTATGTCTGGCATGTCGACGGCGCGGTGGCCACGGTGCGGCTGTTCTTCACCCACAACGGCCAGGTGATCGAGGACCCGGGCACCGGCTCGGCCTGTGCCAACCTGGGCGGCTGGCTGGCCAGTGACGGCCGGCGCGGGCTGCACTGGCGACTGGAGCAGGGCCATGCGCTGAACCGGCCGAATGTGCTCGATCTCGAAGTGGACGCCGCCGGCGTGATTCGCGTCGGCGGGCGGGTGATGCCGGTCGGCAGCGGTCAGATCGATCTGTAG
- a CDS encoding M48 family metallopeptidase, which translates to MTTLVTSAFLLALAFSLALRLYLASRHIRHVRAHREAVPAAFTGRFTLADHQLAADYTVARTRLAMLSALVDAGVLLALTLGGGIEALTVFWLGLGWPPVVSGTALILSLMAITGLIGLPFGLYATFGIEARFGFNKTSVRLFIIDQLKSLLVGLVLGVPLLLLVLWLMYGSTLWWLWVWLVWSAFSLLMVWLFPTVIAPLFNRFLPLEDGELKQRIDALLTRCGFRSSGVFVVDGSRRSSHGNAYFTGFGAAKRIVFYDTLLNQLDGDEIEAVLAHELGHFKRRHIIKRIVLTFALSFAFLLLLGWLLEWTPFYFGLGISTPTLAAGLILAAMALPAFTFPLTPLMSRLSRRQEFEADAYAAEHADRHALVSALTRLYRDNASTLTPDPLHSAFYDSHPPATIRIQHLESLPHTGVSA; encoded by the coding sequence ATGACCACACTTGTCACCAGTGCCTTCCTGCTCGCCCTGGCCTTTTCGCTGGCGCTGCGCCTGTACCTGGCCTCGCGTCACATCCGCCATGTCCGGGCGCACCGCGAGGCCGTGCCGGCGGCCTTCACCGGCCGCTTCACCCTGGCCGATCACCAGCTGGCCGCCGATTACACCGTGGCCAGGACCCGGCTCGCCATGCTGTCGGCGCTTGTCGACGCCGGTGTGCTGCTGGCGCTGACCCTCGGCGGCGGCATCGAGGCGCTGACGGTATTCTGGCTGGGTCTGGGCTGGCCCCCGGTCGTCAGCGGCACGGCGCTGATCCTGTCGCTGATGGCGATCACCGGCCTGATCGGCCTGCCGTTCGGCCTGTATGCAACCTTCGGCATCGAGGCCCGCTTCGGCTTCAACAAGACCAGCGTCAGGCTGTTCATCATCGACCAGTTGAAGAGCCTGCTGGTCGGGCTGGTGCTCGGCGTGCCGCTGTTGCTGCTGGTGCTGTGGCTGATGTACGGCAGCACGCTGTGGTGGCTGTGGGTGTGGCTGGTCTGGAGCGCCTTCTCGCTGCTGATGGTCTGGCTGTTCCCGACCGTGATCGCACCGCTGTTCAACCGCTTCCTGCCGCTGGAAGATGGCGAGCTGAAACAGCGCATCGACGCCCTGCTCACCCGCTGCGGCTTCCGCTCCAGCGGGGTATTCGTGGTCGACGGTTCGCGCCGCTCCAGTCACGGCAACGCCTATTTCACCGGTTTCGGCGCCGCCAAGCGTATCGTGTTCTACGACACGCTGCTGAACCAGCTCGATGGCGACGAGATCGAGGCCGTGCTCGCCCATGAACTGGGCCACTTCAAGCGCCGGCACATCATCAAGCGCATCGTGCTGACCTTTGCCCTGTCCTTCGCCTTCCTGCTGCTGCTCGGCTGGCTGCTGGAATGGACGCCGTTCTACTTCGGCCTCGGCATCAGCACGCCGACACTGGCAGCCGGGCTGATTCTGGCCGCCATGGCGCTGCCGGCCTTCACCTTCCCGCTGACCCCGCTGATGAGCCGGCTGTCCCGCCGCCAGGAATTCGAGGCCGACGCCTATGCCGCCGAACACGCCGACCGCCATGCGCTGGTCTCGGCGCTGACCCGGCTCTACCGCGACAACGCGTCGACGCTGACCCCGGACCCGCTCCACTCGGCGTTCTACGACTCACACCCGCCGGCAACGATCCGCATCCAGCATCTGGAATCGCTGCCGCATACCGGAGTTTCCGCATGA
- a CDS encoding dicarboxylate/amino acid:cation symporter: MQRKIYKSLYFQVIVAIVLGVVLGHFLPETGASMKPLGDGFIKLVKMMITPIIFCTVVVGIAGMEDMKKVGRVGGKALLYFEVVTTLALVIGLFVVNTLKPGAGMHVDPATLDTKSIAKYTAAAEHQSAVDFVLHIIPNSVIGAFAEGEILQVLLFSVLFGFGLSLMGKGGKPVLEFIEKVSHVLFAIIGFIMKLAPIGAFGAMAFTIGKYGVGSLTSLAALMGSFYLTCLLFVFVVLGAIARYCGFSVWKLIKYIKEELLIVLGTSSSESALPRLMVKLEQLGCAKPVVGLVVPTGYSFNLDGTSIYLTMAAIFIAQACGIELSLTQELTIIGVLLLTSKGAAGVTGSGFITLAATLATVPDIPVAGLALILGIDRFMSEARALTNLVGNAVATVVVSKWEHSLDAAQMKRELDSPTPIEHGMQINAPHLTREVSQELS, encoded by the coding sequence ATGCAAAGAAAAATCTACAAGAGCCTGTATTTTCAGGTGATCGTGGCCATCGTGCTGGGGGTCGTGCTCGGCCACTTCCTGCCGGAGACCGGTGCCAGCATGAAGCCGCTCGGAGACGGCTTCATCAAGCTGGTGAAGATGATGATCACGCCGATCATCTTTTGTACCGTGGTGGTCGGCATTGCCGGCATGGAAGACATGAAGAAGGTCGGCCGCGTCGGTGGCAAGGCGCTGCTGTACTTTGAAGTCGTGACCACGCTGGCACTGGTCATCGGCCTGTTCGTCGTCAACACGCTGAAGCCGGGCGCCGGCATGCACGTCGACCCGGCCACGCTGGATACCAAGTCGATTGCCAAGTACACCGCCGCTGCCGAGCACCAGTCGGCTGTCGACTTCGTGCTGCACATCATCCCGAACAGCGTGATCGGCGCGTTCGCCGAAGGTGAAATCCTGCAGGTGCTGCTGTTCTCGGTGCTGTTCGGCTTCGGTCTGTCGCTGATGGGCAAGGGCGGCAAGCCGGTGCTGGAGTTCATCGAAAAAGTCTCGCACGTGCTGTTCGCCATCATCGGCTTCATCATGAAGCTCGCCCCGATCGGTGCTTTCGGCGCCATGGCCTTCACCATCGGCAAGTACGGCGTCGGCAGCCTGACCTCGCTGGCCGCGCTGATGGGCAGCTTCTACCTGACCTGCCTGCTGTTCGTGTTCGTCGTGCTCGGCGCGATCGCCCGCTACTGCGGCTTCAGCGTGTGGAAGCTGATCAAGTACATCAAGGAAGAACTGCTGATCGTGCTCGGCACCTCGTCGTCCGAGTCTGCCCTGCCCCGGCTGATGGTCAAGCTCGAACAGCTCGGCTGCGCCAAGCCGGTTGTCGGCCTGGTGGTACCGACCGGCTACTCGTTCAACCTGGACGGCACGTCGATCTACCTGACCATGGCCGCGATCTTCATCGCCCAGGCCTGCGGCATCGAACTGTCGCTGACCCAGGAACTGACCATTATCGGCGTGCTGCTGCTGACGTCGAAGGGTGCCGCCGGCGTGACCGGTTCGGGCTTCATCACCCTGGCCGCCACGCTGGCCACGGTGCCGGACATTCCGGTTGCCGGTCTGGCGCTGATCCTCGGCATCGACCGCTTCATGTCCGAAGCCCGCGCCCTGACCAACCTGGTCGGCAATGCGGTGGCCACGGTGGTGGTGTCGAAGTGGGAACACTCGCTGGATGCCGCGCAGATGAAGCGCGAGCTGGACAGCCCGACCCCGATCGAACACGGCATGCAGATCAACGCACCGCACCTGACGCGCGAAGTGTCACAGGAACTGTCCTGA
- a CDS encoding CinA family protein: MSASIRSRAETLGLRLKARHETVATAESCTGGLIAGALTDIAGSSDWFGWGVVSYANAAKTGMLKVSPASLAAHGAVSEVVAAEMARGVQKLSGADWSVAVSGVAGPGGGTPDKPVGLVCFAIAMPFGRVDTFVRHFAGDRRAVRTQTVEVALDALLERVNATRAGQEG, from the coding sequence ATGAGTGCATCAATCCGCTCCCGGGCGGAAACGCTCGGCCTGCGCCTGAAGGCGCGGCACGAGACCGTGGCAACCGCCGAGTCGTGTACTGGCGGCCTGATTGCCGGTGCGCTGACCGATATCGCCGGCTCCAGCGACTGGTTCGGCTGGGGCGTGGTCAGTTATGCGAATGCGGCCAAGACCGGCATGCTGAAAGTGTCGCCGGCCTCACTGGCCGCGCACGGTGCCGTCAGCGAGGTGGTGGCGGCGGAAATGGCGCGCGGGGTGCAGAAGCTCAGCGGGGCCGACTGGAGTGTCGCGGTCAGCGGCGTGGCCGGTCCCGGCGGCGGCACGCCGGACAAGCCGGTCGGCCTGGTCTGCTTCGCCATCGCCATGCCGTTCGGCCGGGTCGATACCTTCGTCCGTCATTTCGCCGGTGACCGGCGGGCGGTGCGCACGCAGACGGTCGAAGTGGCGCTCGACGCGCTGCTGGAGCGCGTCAATGCAACACGCGCGGGCCAAGAAGGGTGA
- the rpe gene encoding ribulose-phosphate 3-epimerase → MRQFRIAPSILSADFARLGEEVRDVVAAGADIIHVDVMDNHYVPNLTIGPMVCKAIRPYTEAMIDVHLMVKPVDALAVQFAKAGANMITFHPEASDHVDRTLGLIRDNGCKAGLVINPAAPLHHLDHVMDKLDMVLIMSVNPGFGGQSFIPEALNKIRMTRERIDAWTAKHGGEIWLEVDGGVKIDNIAEIARAGADTFVAGSAIYGQPDYRGVINAMRAELATVA, encoded by the coding sequence ATGCGTCAGTTCCGTATTGCCCCCAGCATCCTGTCCGCCGATTTTGCCCGTCTGGGCGAGGAAGTCCGCGATGTCGTGGCGGCCGGGGCCGATATCATCCACGTCGATGTGATGGACAACCACTACGTGCCCAACCTGACCATCGGGCCGATGGTGTGCAAGGCGATACGACCTTATACCGAAGCGATGATCGATGTACACCTGATGGTGAAGCCGGTCGATGCGCTGGCGGTCCAGTTTGCGAAGGCCGGCGCCAACATGATCACCTTCCACCCCGAAGCCAGCGACCATGTCGACCGCACGCTGGGCCTGATCCGCGACAACGGTTGCAAGGCCGGGCTGGTGATCAATCCGGCTGCACCGCTGCATCATCTCGACCACGTCATGGACAAGCTCGACATGGTGCTGATCATGTCGGTCAACCCGGGCTTTGGCGGGCAGAGTTTTATCCCGGAAGCGCTGAACAAGATCCGGATGACGCGCGAGCGCATCGACGCCTGGACGGCAAAGCACGGCGGCGAGATCTGGCTTGAAGTCGACGGCGGGGTCAAGATCGACAATATCGCCGAGATCGCCCGCGCCGGCGCCGATACCTTCGTGGCCGGCTCCGCCATCTATGGCCAGCCGGATTACCGCGGCGTGATCAATGCCATGCGCGCCGAACTCGCCACGGTGGCCTGA